A genomic window from Coccinella septempunctata chromosome 9, icCocSept1.1, whole genome shotgun sequence includes:
- the LOC123319742 gene encoding uncharacterized protein LOC123319742: MVDFQKICAYLPKDVYRETRFYRTSKRFVRDVETAPVREEKQINVHSTAASCEEDCFCVNQKLARRRRRALLDLESLTMQKKELLDREDDFQQRFIEFNELIIQNDQKKERAATRLEEFRSYVKEQKVKIKDMLHKVMEYRMLKDKLIKEIGKHRIYEEYIESALYEFGRKATVDDAITRYRSLESKKRFLMSRNVAMNSKIKETYEKTLIIMEDKCQKIMHMKGHISRIVLRYGEAVKRTSELECLIASLKDFCAIRLEDLVLSVQGIKNLNEFMRTRRSLQKISIEHYKGQSDDMAMVFHQIVDIKDTMRYMANILENLEMRSKVVRKLWRKGGHTVAVL, from the exons ATGGTAGATTTCCAGAAGATCTGCGCTTATCTCCCTAAAGATGTTTACAGGGAAACCCGTTTCTATAGGACTTCCAAAAGATTCGTCAGAGATGTAGA GACAGCTCCAGTTCGAGAAGAAAAACAGATCAACGTTCATTCTACGGCTGCATCGTGCGAGGAAGATTGTTTTTGTGTCAACCAGAAGCTAGCAAGGCGTAGAAGAAGGGCTCTACTCGATTTGGAATCTTTAACAATGCAGAAAAAAGAACTTCTCGATCGAGAAGATGATTTTCAACAACGTTTCATAGAGTTTAACGAG CTTATAATCCAGAATGATCAAAAAAAGGAACGCGCCGCTACACGTCTGGAAGAATTTCGGAGTTATGTTAAGGAACAAAAGGTCAAGATTAAAGATATGCTACATAAGGTCATGGAGTATAGAATGCTGAAGGACAAGTTGATCAAAGAAATTGGGAAGCATCGTATTTACGAG gaATACATAGAATCCGCATTGTACGAGTTTGGTCGTAAAGCTACAGTTGATGATGCTATAACAAGGTATAGGAGTTTAGAGTCGAAAAAACGATTTCTGATGTCTAGAAACGTAGCCATGAACAGCAAGATAAAAGAGACCTATGAAAAAACT CTGATCATCATGGAAGATAAGTGCCAGAAGATTATGCATATGAAGGGACACATATCTAGAATTGTGTTGAGATATGGCGAAGCCGTCAAGAGAACATCTGAGCTGGAATGCTTGATTGCTAGTTTGAAGGACTTTTGTGCCATCAGGCTTGAGGATTTAGTGTTATCAGTCCAAGGTATAAAGAACTTGAACGAGTTCATGCGAACGAGACGTTCTTTGCAGAAAATATCTATCGAGCACTACAAAGGACAGTCAGATGATATGGCCATGGTGTTTCACCAAATTGTAGACATCAAAGATACAATGAGGTACATGGCCAACATTCTGGAAAATTTGGAGATGCGTTCGAAGGTAGTGAGAAAATTGTGGAGGAAAGGGGGACACACTGTAGCCGTACTATGA